In Malaclemys terrapin pileata isolate rMalTer1 chromosome 10, rMalTer1.hap1, whole genome shotgun sequence, the following are encoded in one genomic region:
- the DIS3L gene encoding DIS3-like exonuclease 1 isoform X2 has translation MQRTEKVLQLRGLQGRSVRIVREHYLRPDVPCRSALCRAACPRDGKLLSDDVTHYVVPDWKIVQDYLEILEFPELKGIIFMQTACQAVQHQRGRRQYNKLRNLVKDARHDCILFANEFQQYCYLPRERGESMEKWQTRSIYNAAVWYYNHCLGQLPVVMVTEDEGAIREYGGETEGVFVISFKNYLDNFWPDLKAVHELYDSILQSRRERECESQENKGKEYPEHLPMEVLEAGIKSGRYIQGVLNVNKHRAQMEAFVRLQGASGKETDLQSDILIHGTKARNRAIHGDVVAVELLPQHEWKGRTASLCENDTEEKAPGDTSSEPMPTGRVVGIIQKNWRDYVVTFPSKEESQSQGKNAQKILVTPWDYRIPKIRISTQQAEALQDCRVIVRIDSWESTSVYPNGHFVRVLGRIGDLEGETAVILVENSISVAPFSEAQMCEMPSSTSENPWKVNPEEELKRIDLRNTHLIFSIDPKGCEDVDDALSIRTLANGNLELGVHIADVTHFVEANSYTDIEARARATTYYLADRRYDMLPSILSADLCSLLSRVERYAVSVMWELDKNSYEILRVWYNRTIIQSSYKLVYEVAQGLLDGDLSVVDDILELKELDERTRQQKLEELVWAIGKLTDVARRVRAKRDRCGALELEGVEIRVQLDDKKNIHDLIPKQPLEVHETVAECMILANHWVAKMIWENFPHHALLRQHPPPRQEFFSELRECASAKGFSIDTRSNKALADSLSKADDPLDPTVNKLLRSMATQAMSNALYFSTGSCPEEEFHHYGLALDKYTHFTSPIRRYADIVVHRLLMAATLKDTEVDVTVNLFSNKALEELCRHINNRNRAAQHAQKQSTELFQCMYFKDKVSETDERCTADGVVYSIRTNGVLVFVPRYGIKGAAYLKNKEGLVISCQSDGSCVWKPGSLQRFQNRITSTTVAGESVTLSLFDHITVKACVQSSRCHPDTIKLEIISNIPYKNTATELYQKNIHIMKADLVKEVTRSAEEAQLAQEKNRVEVIQEEYQEYCQTKGVSLYQLLEEIRDLALLDVSTGN, from the exons ACAGTACAACAAACTGCGAAATCTAGTGAAGGATGCCCGTCATGACTGTATTCTGTTTGCTAATGAATTCCAGCAGTATTGTTATTTGccaagagagagaggagaatcaaTGGAGAAATGGCAGACCAG GAGTATTTACAATGCAGCAGTATGGTATTATAATCACTGCTTGGGTCAGCTGCCGGTTGTTATGGTAACAGAAGATGAAGGTGCTATCAGAGAATATGGAGGTGAAACGGAAGGAGTGTTTGTGATTTCATTCAAG AATTACTTGGATAATTTTTGGCCTGACTTAAAAGCTGTCCATGAACTCTACGATTCTATACTTCAATCTCGGCGTGAACGAGAGTGTGAAAGccaagaaaacaaagggaaggaatatCCTGAACATCTTCCTATGGAAGTATTAGAGGCTGGGATCAAATCTGGACGATATATACAG GGTGTCCTGAATGTCAATAAGCACAGAGCACAAATGGAAGCTTTTGTTCGACTTCAAGGAGCCAGTGGTAAAGAAACAG ATCTCCAAAGTGATATACTTATTCATGGTACCAAAGCTCGGAACCGTGCAATCCATGGTGATGTAGTAGCTGTAGAGTTGTTACCCCAGCATGAATGGAAAGGAAGAACTGCTTCCCTTTGTGAGAATGATACTGAAGAAAAGGCACCAGGTGACACCTCCAGTGAACCTATGCCCACAG GTAGAGTTGTTGGAATCATCCAGAAGAACTGGCGAGATTATGTGGTCACTTTTCCATCCAAAGAAGAGAGTCAGTCTCAGGGTAAAAATGCCCAGAAAATCCTTGTTACACCTTGGGATTACAGAATTCCTAAAATCAGAATCAGCACACAGCAGGCTGAGGCACTACAG GACTGTAGAGTTATTGTGCGTATTGATTCCTGGGAGTCAACATCTGTGTATCCAAATGGACATTTTGTACGAGTTTTAGGACGGATAGGAGATCTCGAAGGGGAAACTGCAGTTATTCTAGTGGAGAACAGCATTTCTGTTGCCCCTTTCTCAGAAGCCCAG ATGTGTGAGATGCCTTCCAGCACCTCAGAGAATCCATGGAAGGTGAATCCAGAGGAGGAACTAAAACGCATAGACTTGAGGAATACACATTTAATATTCAGCATTGACCCCAAAGGCTGTGAAGATGTGGATGATGCACTGTCCATTAGAACATTAGCCAATGGGAACCTAGAGCTAGGTGTCCATATTGCAGATGTAACCCATTTTGTGGAAGCAAATTCTTACACTGACATTGAGGCCAGAGCAAG GGCAACAACCTATTATTTAGCTGATCGTCGTTATGATATGCTGCCTTCCATCCTGAGTGCTGACTTATGCTCTCTTCTTAGCAGAGTTGAAAG GTATGCTGTCAGTGTCATGTGGGAGCTAGATAAAAATTCCTATGAAATCCTGAGAGTCTGGTACAACAGAACCATCATTCAGTCTTCATACAAACTGGTCTACGAGGTAGCTCAGGGATTATTAGATGGTGACCTAAGTGTTGTTGATGATATCCTAGAACTCAAAGAACTGGATGAGAGAACTAGACAACAGAAGCTGGAAGAACTGGTCTGGGCAATAGGAAAACTGACTGATGTAGCTCGACGTGTTCGGGCTAAACGTGACCGCTGTggcgctctggagctggaagGAGTAGAAATAAGAGTGCAGCTGGATGATAAAAAGAACATTCATGATCTCATCCCTAAACAGCCACTGGAGGTGCATGAGACTGTTGCTGAATGTATGATCCTTGCTAACCACTGGGTGGCAAAGATGATTTGGGAGAACTTTCCTCACCACGCTTTGCTGCGCCAACACCCTCCACCACGACAAGAGTTTTTTTCTGAGCTCCGAGAATGCGCGAGTGCCAAAGGCTTTTCTATAGACACACG GTCTAATAAAGCACTGGCTGATTCTCTGAGTAAAGCAGATGATCCTTTAGATCCAACTGTGAATAAATTACTGCGGTCCATGGCTACTCAGGCGATGTCTAATGCACTGTACTTCTCGACTGGCTCGTGCCCCGAAGAAGAGTTCCATCATTATg GACTTGCCCTAGATAAATATACGCATTTTACTTCTCCAATTAGAAGATATGCTGATATTGTCGTCCACAGACTGCTAATGGCTGCCACTTTAAAAGATACTGAAGTAGATGTTACGGTTAATTTGTTCAGCAACAAAGCTCTTGAGGAATTGTGTAGACATATCAACAACAGAAACAGG GCTGCACAACATGCCCAGAAACAGTCTACGGAGCTTTTCCAGTGTATGTATTTCAAAGACAAAGTCTCTGAAACAGATGAGCGCTGTACAGCAGATGGTGTTGTTTACTCCATTCGAACAAATGGGGTACTTGTTTTTGTACCAAG GTATGGCATTAAAGGTGCTGCTTATCTGAAAAACAAGGAGGGTTTGGTCATCTCCTGTCAGTCTGATGGCAGTTGTGTATGGAAACCTGGTTCTCTTCAGCGTTTTCAGAACAGAATTACTTCCACAACAGTTGCTGGAGAATCTGTTACATTGAGTCTTTTTGACCATATAACA GTAAAAGCATGTGTGCAGAGTTCACGCTGCCATCCTGACACCATCAAGCTTGAAATAATTAGCAACATACCTTACAAGAATACAGCCACAGAGCTTTATCAGAAGAATATCCACATAATGAAAGCCGACTTAGTAAAAGAAGTAACAAGATCTGCAGAGGAAGCGCAACTTGCCCAAGAAAAAAACAGAGTTGAAGTAATCCAGGAAGAATATCAGGAGTATTGCCAAACAAAGGGAGTTAGCTTGTACCAACTGCTTGAGGAAATTAGGGACTTAGCTCTACTAGACGTATCAACTGGTAACTGA
- the DIS3L gene encoding DIS3-like exonuclease 1 isoform X1 — translation MQRTEKVLQLRGLQGRSVRIVREHYLRPDVPCRSALCRAACPRDGKLLSDDVTHYVVPDWKIVQDYLEILEFPELKGIIFMQTACQAVQHQRGRRQYNKLRNLVKDARHDCILFANEFQQYCYLPRERGESMEKWQTRSIYNAAVWYYNHCLGQLPVVMVTEDEGAIREYGGETEGVFVISFKNYLDNFWPDLKAVHELYDSILQSRRERECESQENKGKEYPEHLPMEVLEAGIKSGRYIQGVLNVNKHRAQMEAFVRLQGASGKETDLQSDILIHGTKARNRAIHGDVVAVELLPQHEWKGRTASLCENDTEEKAPGDTSSEPMPTGRVVGIIQKNWRDYVVTFPSKEESQSQGKNAQKILVTPWDYRIPKIRISTQQAEALQDCRVIVRIDSWESTSVYPNGHFVRVLGRIGDLEGETAVILVENSISVAPFSEAQMCEMPSSTSENPWKVNPEEELKRIDLRNTHLIFSIDPKGCEDVDDALSIRTLANGNLELGVHIADVTHFVEANSYTDIEARARATTYYLADRRYDMLPSILSADLCSLLSRVERYAVSVMWELDKNSYEILRVWYNRTIIQSSYKLVYEVAQGLLDGDLSVVDDILELKELDERTRQQKLEELVWAIGKLTDVARRVRAKRDRCGALELEGVEIRVQLDDKKNIHDLIPKQPLEVHETVAECMILANHWVAKMIWENFPHHALLRQHPPPRQEFFSELRECASAKGFSIDTRSNKALADSLSKADDPLDPTVNKLLRSMATQAMSNALYFSTGSCPEEEFHHYGLALDKYTHFTSPIRRYADIVVHRLLMAATLKDTEVDVTVNLFSNKALEELCRHINNRNRAAQHAQKQSTELFQCMYFKDKVSETDERCTADGVVYSIRTNGVLVFVPRYGIKGAAYLKNKEGLVISCQSDGSCVWKPGSLQRFQNRITSTTVAGESVTLSLFDHITVSLNKFTNGSTRAQMRGKITLCTFVSKVKACVQSSRCHPDTIKLEIISNIPYKNTATELYQKNIHIMKADLVKEVTRSAEEAQLAQEKNRVEVIQEEYQEYCQTKGVSLYQLLEEIRDLALLDVSTGN, via the exons ACAGTACAACAAACTGCGAAATCTAGTGAAGGATGCCCGTCATGACTGTATTCTGTTTGCTAATGAATTCCAGCAGTATTGTTATTTGccaagagagagaggagaatcaaTGGAGAAATGGCAGACCAG GAGTATTTACAATGCAGCAGTATGGTATTATAATCACTGCTTGGGTCAGCTGCCGGTTGTTATGGTAACAGAAGATGAAGGTGCTATCAGAGAATATGGAGGTGAAACGGAAGGAGTGTTTGTGATTTCATTCAAG AATTACTTGGATAATTTTTGGCCTGACTTAAAAGCTGTCCATGAACTCTACGATTCTATACTTCAATCTCGGCGTGAACGAGAGTGTGAAAGccaagaaaacaaagggaaggaatatCCTGAACATCTTCCTATGGAAGTATTAGAGGCTGGGATCAAATCTGGACGATATATACAG GGTGTCCTGAATGTCAATAAGCACAGAGCACAAATGGAAGCTTTTGTTCGACTTCAAGGAGCCAGTGGTAAAGAAACAG ATCTCCAAAGTGATATACTTATTCATGGTACCAAAGCTCGGAACCGTGCAATCCATGGTGATGTAGTAGCTGTAGAGTTGTTACCCCAGCATGAATGGAAAGGAAGAACTGCTTCCCTTTGTGAGAATGATACTGAAGAAAAGGCACCAGGTGACACCTCCAGTGAACCTATGCCCACAG GTAGAGTTGTTGGAATCATCCAGAAGAACTGGCGAGATTATGTGGTCACTTTTCCATCCAAAGAAGAGAGTCAGTCTCAGGGTAAAAATGCCCAGAAAATCCTTGTTACACCTTGGGATTACAGAATTCCTAAAATCAGAATCAGCACACAGCAGGCTGAGGCACTACAG GACTGTAGAGTTATTGTGCGTATTGATTCCTGGGAGTCAACATCTGTGTATCCAAATGGACATTTTGTACGAGTTTTAGGACGGATAGGAGATCTCGAAGGGGAAACTGCAGTTATTCTAGTGGAGAACAGCATTTCTGTTGCCCCTTTCTCAGAAGCCCAG ATGTGTGAGATGCCTTCCAGCACCTCAGAGAATCCATGGAAGGTGAATCCAGAGGAGGAACTAAAACGCATAGACTTGAGGAATACACATTTAATATTCAGCATTGACCCCAAAGGCTGTGAAGATGTGGATGATGCACTGTCCATTAGAACATTAGCCAATGGGAACCTAGAGCTAGGTGTCCATATTGCAGATGTAACCCATTTTGTGGAAGCAAATTCTTACACTGACATTGAGGCCAGAGCAAG GGCAACAACCTATTATTTAGCTGATCGTCGTTATGATATGCTGCCTTCCATCCTGAGTGCTGACTTATGCTCTCTTCTTAGCAGAGTTGAAAG GTATGCTGTCAGTGTCATGTGGGAGCTAGATAAAAATTCCTATGAAATCCTGAGAGTCTGGTACAACAGAACCATCATTCAGTCTTCATACAAACTGGTCTACGAGGTAGCTCAGGGATTATTAGATGGTGACCTAAGTGTTGTTGATGATATCCTAGAACTCAAAGAACTGGATGAGAGAACTAGACAACAGAAGCTGGAAGAACTGGTCTGGGCAATAGGAAAACTGACTGATGTAGCTCGACGTGTTCGGGCTAAACGTGACCGCTGTggcgctctggagctggaagGAGTAGAAATAAGAGTGCAGCTGGATGATAAAAAGAACATTCATGATCTCATCCCTAAACAGCCACTGGAGGTGCATGAGACTGTTGCTGAATGTATGATCCTTGCTAACCACTGGGTGGCAAAGATGATTTGGGAGAACTTTCCTCACCACGCTTTGCTGCGCCAACACCCTCCACCACGACAAGAGTTTTTTTCTGAGCTCCGAGAATGCGCGAGTGCCAAAGGCTTTTCTATAGACACACG GTCTAATAAAGCACTGGCTGATTCTCTGAGTAAAGCAGATGATCCTTTAGATCCAACTGTGAATAAATTACTGCGGTCCATGGCTACTCAGGCGATGTCTAATGCACTGTACTTCTCGACTGGCTCGTGCCCCGAAGAAGAGTTCCATCATTATg GACTTGCCCTAGATAAATATACGCATTTTACTTCTCCAATTAGAAGATATGCTGATATTGTCGTCCACAGACTGCTAATGGCTGCCACTTTAAAAGATACTGAAGTAGATGTTACGGTTAATTTGTTCAGCAACAAAGCTCTTGAGGAATTGTGTAGACATATCAACAACAGAAACAGG GCTGCACAACATGCCCAGAAACAGTCTACGGAGCTTTTCCAGTGTATGTATTTCAAAGACAAAGTCTCTGAAACAGATGAGCGCTGTACAGCAGATGGTGTTGTTTACTCCATTCGAACAAATGGGGTACTTGTTTTTGTACCAAG GTATGGCATTAAAGGTGCTGCTTATCTGAAAAACAAGGAGGGTTTGGTCATCTCCTGTCAGTCTGATGGCAGTTGTGTATGGAAACCTGGTTCTCTTCAGCGTTTTCAGAACAGAATTACTTCCACAACAGTTGCTGGAGAATCTGTTACATTGAGTCTTTTTGACCATATAACAGTAAGTCTTAATAAATTCACTAATGGAAGCACCAGAGCACAAATGAGGGGAAAAATAACATTGTGTACTTTTGTTTCTAAGGTAAAAGCATGTGTGCAGAGTTCACGCTGCCATCCTGACACCATCAAGCTTGAAATAATTAGCAACATACCTTACAAGAATACAGCCACAGAGCTTTATCAGAAGAATATCCACATAATGAAAGCCGACTTAGTAAAAGAAGTAACAAGATCTGCAGAGGAAGCGCAACTTGCCCAAGAAAAAAACAGAGTTGAAGTAATCCAGGAAGAATATCAGGAGTATTGCCAAACAAAGGGAGTTAGCTTGTACCAACTGCTTGAGGAAATTAGGGACTTAGCTCTACTAGACGTATCAACTGGTAACTGA
- the DIS3L gene encoding DIS3-like exonuclease 1 isoform X3 yields MQTACQAVQHQRGRRQYNKLRNLVKDARHDCILFANEFQQYCYLPRERGESMEKWQTRSIYNAAVWYYNHCLGQLPVVMVTEDEGAIREYGGETEGVFVISFKNYLDNFWPDLKAVHELYDSILQSRRERECESQENKGKEYPEHLPMEVLEAGIKSGRYIQGVLNVNKHRAQMEAFVRLQGASGKETDLQSDILIHGTKARNRAIHGDVVAVELLPQHEWKGRTASLCENDTEEKAPGDTSSEPMPTGRVVGIIQKNWRDYVVTFPSKEESQSQGKNAQKILVTPWDYRIPKIRISTQQAEALQDCRVIVRIDSWESTSVYPNGHFVRVLGRIGDLEGETAVILVENSISVAPFSEAQMCEMPSSTSENPWKVNPEEELKRIDLRNTHLIFSIDPKGCEDVDDALSIRTLANGNLELGVHIADVTHFVEANSYTDIEARARATTYYLADRRYDMLPSILSADLCSLLSRVERYAVSVMWELDKNSYEILRVWYNRTIIQSSYKLVYEVAQGLLDGDLSVVDDILELKELDERTRQQKLEELVWAIGKLTDVARRVRAKRDRCGALELEGVEIRVQLDDKKNIHDLIPKQPLEVHETVAECMILANHWVAKMIWENFPHHALLRQHPPPRQEFFSELRECASAKGFSIDTRSNKALADSLSKADDPLDPTVNKLLRSMATQAMSNALYFSTGSCPEEEFHHYGLALDKYTHFTSPIRRYADIVVHRLLMAATLKDTEVDVTVNLFSNKALEELCRHINNRNRAAQHAQKQSTELFQCMYFKDKVSETDERCTADGVVYSIRTNGVLVFVPRYGIKGAAYLKNKEGLVISCQSDGSCVWKPGSLQRFQNRITSTTVAGESVTLSLFDHITVKACVQSSRCHPDTIKLEIISNIPYKNTATELYQKNIHIMKADLVKEVTRSAEEAQLAQEKNRVEVIQEEYQEYCQTKGVSLYQLLEEIRDLALLDVSTGN; encoded by the exons ACAGTACAACAAACTGCGAAATCTAGTGAAGGATGCCCGTCATGACTGTATTCTGTTTGCTAATGAATTCCAGCAGTATTGTTATTTGccaagagagagaggagaatcaaTGGAGAAATGGCAGACCAG GAGTATTTACAATGCAGCAGTATGGTATTATAATCACTGCTTGGGTCAGCTGCCGGTTGTTATGGTAACAGAAGATGAAGGTGCTATCAGAGAATATGGAGGTGAAACGGAAGGAGTGTTTGTGATTTCATTCAAG AATTACTTGGATAATTTTTGGCCTGACTTAAAAGCTGTCCATGAACTCTACGATTCTATACTTCAATCTCGGCGTGAACGAGAGTGTGAAAGccaagaaaacaaagggaaggaatatCCTGAACATCTTCCTATGGAAGTATTAGAGGCTGGGATCAAATCTGGACGATATATACAG GGTGTCCTGAATGTCAATAAGCACAGAGCACAAATGGAAGCTTTTGTTCGACTTCAAGGAGCCAGTGGTAAAGAAACAG ATCTCCAAAGTGATATACTTATTCATGGTACCAAAGCTCGGAACCGTGCAATCCATGGTGATGTAGTAGCTGTAGAGTTGTTACCCCAGCATGAATGGAAAGGAAGAACTGCTTCCCTTTGTGAGAATGATACTGAAGAAAAGGCACCAGGTGACACCTCCAGTGAACCTATGCCCACAG GTAGAGTTGTTGGAATCATCCAGAAGAACTGGCGAGATTATGTGGTCACTTTTCCATCCAAAGAAGAGAGTCAGTCTCAGGGTAAAAATGCCCAGAAAATCCTTGTTACACCTTGGGATTACAGAATTCCTAAAATCAGAATCAGCACACAGCAGGCTGAGGCACTACAG GACTGTAGAGTTATTGTGCGTATTGATTCCTGGGAGTCAACATCTGTGTATCCAAATGGACATTTTGTACGAGTTTTAGGACGGATAGGAGATCTCGAAGGGGAAACTGCAGTTATTCTAGTGGAGAACAGCATTTCTGTTGCCCCTTTCTCAGAAGCCCAG ATGTGTGAGATGCCTTCCAGCACCTCAGAGAATCCATGGAAGGTGAATCCAGAGGAGGAACTAAAACGCATAGACTTGAGGAATACACATTTAATATTCAGCATTGACCCCAAAGGCTGTGAAGATGTGGATGATGCACTGTCCATTAGAACATTAGCCAATGGGAACCTAGAGCTAGGTGTCCATATTGCAGATGTAACCCATTTTGTGGAAGCAAATTCTTACACTGACATTGAGGCCAGAGCAAG GGCAACAACCTATTATTTAGCTGATCGTCGTTATGATATGCTGCCTTCCATCCTGAGTGCTGACTTATGCTCTCTTCTTAGCAGAGTTGAAAG GTATGCTGTCAGTGTCATGTGGGAGCTAGATAAAAATTCCTATGAAATCCTGAGAGTCTGGTACAACAGAACCATCATTCAGTCTTCATACAAACTGGTCTACGAGGTAGCTCAGGGATTATTAGATGGTGACCTAAGTGTTGTTGATGATATCCTAGAACTCAAAGAACTGGATGAGAGAACTAGACAACAGAAGCTGGAAGAACTGGTCTGGGCAATAGGAAAACTGACTGATGTAGCTCGACGTGTTCGGGCTAAACGTGACCGCTGTggcgctctggagctggaagGAGTAGAAATAAGAGTGCAGCTGGATGATAAAAAGAACATTCATGATCTCATCCCTAAACAGCCACTGGAGGTGCATGAGACTGTTGCTGAATGTATGATCCTTGCTAACCACTGGGTGGCAAAGATGATTTGGGAGAACTTTCCTCACCACGCTTTGCTGCGCCAACACCCTCCACCACGACAAGAGTTTTTTTCTGAGCTCCGAGAATGCGCGAGTGCCAAAGGCTTTTCTATAGACACACG GTCTAATAAAGCACTGGCTGATTCTCTGAGTAAAGCAGATGATCCTTTAGATCCAACTGTGAATAAATTACTGCGGTCCATGGCTACTCAGGCGATGTCTAATGCACTGTACTTCTCGACTGGCTCGTGCCCCGAAGAAGAGTTCCATCATTATg GACTTGCCCTAGATAAATATACGCATTTTACTTCTCCAATTAGAAGATATGCTGATATTGTCGTCCACAGACTGCTAATGGCTGCCACTTTAAAAGATACTGAAGTAGATGTTACGGTTAATTTGTTCAGCAACAAAGCTCTTGAGGAATTGTGTAGACATATCAACAACAGAAACAGG GCTGCACAACATGCCCAGAAACAGTCTACGGAGCTTTTCCAGTGTATGTATTTCAAAGACAAAGTCTCTGAAACAGATGAGCGCTGTACAGCAGATGGTGTTGTTTACTCCATTCGAACAAATGGGGTACTTGTTTTTGTACCAAG GTATGGCATTAAAGGTGCTGCTTATCTGAAAAACAAGGAGGGTTTGGTCATCTCCTGTCAGTCTGATGGCAGTTGTGTATGGAAACCTGGTTCTCTTCAGCGTTTTCAGAACAGAATTACTTCCACAACAGTTGCTGGAGAATCTGTTACATTGAGTCTTTTTGACCATATAACA GTAAAAGCATGTGTGCAGAGTTCACGCTGCCATCCTGACACCATCAAGCTTGAAATAATTAGCAACATACCTTACAAGAATACAGCCACAGAGCTTTATCAGAAGAATATCCACATAATGAAAGCCGACTTAGTAAAAGAAGTAACAAGATCTGCAGAGGAAGCGCAACTTGCCCAAGAAAAAAACAGAGTTGAAGTAATCCAGGAAGAATATCAGGAGTATTGCCAAACAAAGGGAGTTAGCTTGTACCAACTGCTTGAGGAAATTAGGGACTTAGCTCTACTAGACGTATCAACTGGTAACTGA